In Sparus aurata chromosome 2, fSpaAur1.1, whole genome shotgun sequence, a single genomic region encodes these proteins:
- the LOC115567491 gene encoding solute carrier family 13 member 2 isoform X2 — protein sequence MAGFLKSLWMYRKYIIILLTPLVLLPLPLIIPTPEGKCGYVIILMALYWCTECIPLSVTALLPVILFPMMGIMQSSEVFPYVCIQYLKDSNMLFIGGLVVAIAVEKWNLHKRIAILVLLIVGVKPAFLMMGFMSTTAFLSMWISNSAATAMMLPIAGAVLQQLCDTEANAEEREYGLSAAKDGQENQAFEMGDTKENHKKELRPKDSSINMDAYKDDDGKDVKEIKQNVISTDRSPEAEQRRLQREQKYAELKKGMSLSVCYSACIGGTATLTGTTPNVILKGQIDELFPENGGIINFASWFGFAFPNMLLMLALSWLWLQFMFLGFNLKKSFGCSTKRDADKEAYQVIKDEYRKLGRMGFAEGCVLVIFTLLVILWFTREPGFIPGWATVLFNKDKTYVTDGTVAIFMSALFFCIPSKLPRCCRKSSDGAPAEAPPALLSWDIVHRKFPWNVLLLLGGGYALAHGSEKSGLSLWLGESLIPLQSIPPYAITILMTMLVAAFTECSSNTATTTLFLPILASMATAIKIHPLYVMLPCTIATSLAFMLPVATPPNAIAFSFGNLKVIDMAKAGFILNIIGVLTINLAINTWGVAMFQLDSFPSWANVTKSP from the exons ATGGCGGGATTTCTCAAATCTCTGTGGATGTATAGGAAATACATTATAATACTCCTGACACCTCTTGTACTCCTGCCTCTGCCGCTGATCATCCCAACCCCG GAGGGAAAATGTGGTTATGTAATAATCCTCATGGCGCTGTACTGGTGCACAGAGTGTATCCCTCTATCTGTGACCGCCCTGCTGCCCGTCATTCTCTTCCCCATGATGGGCATCATGCAATCAAGCGAGGTATTTCCATAT GTTTGTATCCAGTACCTCAAAGACTCCAACATGCTCTTTATTGGTGGGCTGGTGGTGGCCATCGCTGTCGAGAAGTGGAACCTGCACAAGAGAATTGCCATTCTTGTTTTGCTAATTGTTGGGGTGAAGCCAGCTTT CCTGATGATGGGTTTCATGAGCACCACAGCCTTTCTGTCCATGTGGATCAGCAACTCTGCCGCCACTGCTATGATGCTGCCCATTGCTGGCgctgtgctgcagcagctgtgcgATACAGAGGCCAACGCTGAAGAGAGGGAATATGGCCTGAGTGCTGCAAAGGATGGTCAGGAAAACCAGGCGTTTGAGATGGGCGACACCAAAGAAAACCATAAGAAGGAGCTCAGACCAAAGGACAGCAGCATTAACATGG ATGCGTATAAAGATGACGACGGCAAAGACGTGAAGGAGAttaaacaaaatgttatttcaa CTGACAGGAGTCCAGAGGCAGAGCAGCGCAGACTCCAGAGGGAGCAGAAGTATGCAGAGCTGAAGAAAGGCATGAGCCTAAGTGTTTGTTACTCCGCCTGCATCGGCGGGACGGCCACTCTCACTGGAACCACACCCAATGTCATCCTGAAAGGCCAGATTGATGA ACTCTTCCCAGAGAATGGCGGCATAATCAACTTTGCAAGCTGGTTTGGCTTTGCTTTCCCCAACATGCTGCTAATGCTCGCCCTGTCTTGGCTGTGGCTGCAGTTTATGTTTTTGGGCTTCAA CTTGAAAAAGTCCTTTGGATGTAGCACAAAGAGAGATGCTGACAAAGAGGCATACCAGGTCATCAAAGACGAATACAGGAAGTTGGGTAGGATGGGCTTTGCTGAGGGCTGTGTGCTGGTCATCTTCACGTTGCTGGTTATTCTGTGGTTTACCAGGGAGCCTGGGTTCATACCCGGCTGGGCCACTGTGCTCTTCAACAAAGACAAAAC GTACGTCACAGATGGCACTGTGGCCATATTCATGTCTGCACTCTTCTTCTGCATCCCGTCCAAATTACCCAGATGCTGCAGGAAGTCCAGTGATG GGGCCCCTGCTGAAGCCCCTCCAGCTCTGCTTAGCTGGGACATCGTCCATAGAAAGTTCCCTTGGAACGTCCTTTTGCTTCTAGGCGGAGGTTATGCATTGGCTCATGGAAGTGAG AAATCTGGACTTTCTCTGTGGCTGGGAGAAAGTCTCATCCCGCTGCAGAGCATCCCTCCATACGCCATCACCATCCTGATGACTATGCTGGTGGCCGCGTTCACCGAATGTTCCAGCAACACAGCCACCACCACTCTCTTTCTACCAATCCTGGCCTCCATG GCCACTGCCATCAAGATACACCCACTGTACGTGATGCTACCGTGCACCATCGCCACCTCACTGGCTTTCATGCTGCCTGTCGCCACTCCACCCAACGCCATCGCTTTTTCTTTTGGAAACCTTAAAGTCATAGACATG gCCAAAGCTGGATTTATTTTGAACATTATTGGGGTCCTAACCATCAACCTGGCCATTAACACGTGGGGAGTGGCCATGTTCCAGCTGGATTCCTTCCCCAGCTGGGCTAATGTCACCAAAAGTCCTTGA
- the LOC115567491 gene encoding solute carrier family 13 member 2 isoform X1, with amino-acid sequence MAGFLKSLWMYRKYIIILLTPLVLLPLPLIIPTPEGKCGYVIILMALYWCTECIPLSVTALLPVILFPMMGIMQSSEVFPYVCIQYLKDSNMLFIGGLVVAIAVEKWNLHKRIAILVLLIVGVKPAFLMMGFMSTTAFLSMWISNSAATAMMLPIAGAVLQQLCDTEANAEEREYGLSAAKDGQENQAFEMGDTKENHKKELRPKDSSINMDAYKDDDGKDVKEIKQNVISKADRSPEAEQRRLQREQKYAELKKGMSLSVCYSACIGGTATLTGTTPNVILKGQIDELFPENGGIINFASWFGFAFPNMLLMLALSWLWLQFMFLGFNLKKSFGCSTKRDADKEAYQVIKDEYRKLGRMGFAEGCVLVIFTLLVILWFTREPGFIPGWATVLFNKDKTYVTDGTVAIFMSALFFCIPSKLPRCCRKSSDGAPAEAPPALLSWDIVHRKFPWNVLLLLGGGYALAHGSEKSGLSLWLGESLIPLQSIPPYAITILMTMLVAAFTECSSNTATTTLFLPILASMATAIKIHPLYVMLPCTIATSLAFMLPVATPPNAIAFSFGNLKVIDMAKAGFILNIIGVLTINLAINTWGVAMFQLDSFPSWANVTKSP; translated from the exons ATGGCGGGATTTCTCAAATCTCTGTGGATGTATAGGAAATACATTATAATACTCCTGACACCTCTTGTACTCCTGCCTCTGCCGCTGATCATCCCAACCCCG GAGGGAAAATGTGGTTATGTAATAATCCTCATGGCGCTGTACTGGTGCACAGAGTGTATCCCTCTATCTGTGACCGCCCTGCTGCCCGTCATTCTCTTCCCCATGATGGGCATCATGCAATCAAGCGAGGTATTTCCATAT GTTTGTATCCAGTACCTCAAAGACTCCAACATGCTCTTTATTGGTGGGCTGGTGGTGGCCATCGCTGTCGAGAAGTGGAACCTGCACAAGAGAATTGCCATTCTTGTTTTGCTAATTGTTGGGGTGAAGCCAGCTTT CCTGATGATGGGTTTCATGAGCACCACAGCCTTTCTGTCCATGTGGATCAGCAACTCTGCCGCCACTGCTATGATGCTGCCCATTGCTGGCgctgtgctgcagcagctgtgcgATACAGAGGCCAACGCTGAAGAGAGGGAATATGGCCTGAGTGCTGCAAAGGATGGTCAGGAAAACCAGGCGTTTGAGATGGGCGACACCAAAGAAAACCATAAGAAGGAGCTCAGACCAAAGGACAGCAGCATTAACATGG ATGCGTATAAAGATGACGACGGCAAAGACGTGAAGGAGAttaaacaaaatgttatttcaa AAGCTGACAGGAGTCCAGAGGCAGAGCAGCGCAGACTCCAGAGGGAGCAGAAGTATGCAGAGCTGAAGAAAGGCATGAGCCTAAGTGTTTGTTACTCCGCCTGCATCGGCGGGACGGCCACTCTCACTGGAACCACACCCAATGTCATCCTGAAAGGCCAGATTGATGA ACTCTTCCCAGAGAATGGCGGCATAATCAACTTTGCAAGCTGGTTTGGCTTTGCTTTCCCCAACATGCTGCTAATGCTCGCCCTGTCTTGGCTGTGGCTGCAGTTTATGTTTTTGGGCTTCAA CTTGAAAAAGTCCTTTGGATGTAGCACAAAGAGAGATGCTGACAAAGAGGCATACCAGGTCATCAAAGACGAATACAGGAAGTTGGGTAGGATGGGCTTTGCTGAGGGCTGTGTGCTGGTCATCTTCACGTTGCTGGTTATTCTGTGGTTTACCAGGGAGCCTGGGTTCATACCCGGCTGGGCCACTGTGCTCTTCAACAAAGACAAAAC GTACGTCACAGATGGCACTGTGGCCATATTCATGTCTGCACTCTTCTTCTGCATCCCGTCCAAATTACCCAGATGCTGCAGGAAGTCCAGTGATG GGGCCCCTGCTGAAGCCCCTCCAGCTCTGCTTAGCTGGGACATCGTCCATAGAAAGTTCCCTTGGAACGTCCTTTTGCTTCTAGGCGGAGGTTATGCATTGGCTCATGGAAGTGAG AAATCTGGACTTTCTCTGTGGCTGGGAGAAAGTCTCATCCCGCTGCAGAGCATCCCTCCATACGCCATCACCATCCTGATGACTATGCTGGTGGCCGCGTTCACCGAATGTTCCAGCAACACAGCCACCACCACTCTCTTTCTACCAATCCTGGCCTCCATG GCCACTGCCATCAAGATACACCCACTGTACGTGATGCTACCGTGCACCATCGCCACCTCACTGGCTTTCATGCTGCCTGTCGCCACTCCACCCAACGCCATCGCTTTTTCTTTTGGAAACCTTAAAGTCATAGACATG gCCAAAGCTGGATTTATTTTGAACATTATTGGGGTCCTAACCATCAACCTGGCCATTAACACGTGGGGAGTGGCCATGTTCCAGCTGGATTCCTTCCCCAGCTGGGCTAATGTCACCAAAAGTCCTTGA
- the LOC115567491 gene encoding solute carrier family 13 member 2 isoform X3, with product MAGFLKSLWMYRKYIIILLTPLVLLPLPLIIPTPEGKCGYVIILMALYWCTECIPLSVTALLPVILFPMMGIMQSSEVCIQYLKDSNMLFIGGLVVAIAVEKWNLHKRIAILVLLIVGVKPAFLMMGFMSTTAFLSMWISNSAATAMMLPIAGAVLQQLCDTEANAEEREYGLSAAKDGQENQAFEMGDTKENHKKELRPKDSSINMDAYKDDDGKDVKEIKQNVISKADRSPEAEQRRLQREQKYAELKKGMSLSVCYSACIGGTATLTGTTPNVILKGQIDELFPENGGIINFASWFGFAFPNMLLMLALSWLWLQFMFLGFNLKKSFGCSTKRDADKEAYQVIKDEYRKLGRMGFAEGCVLVIFTLLVILWFTREPGFIPGWATVLFNKDKTYVTDGTVAIFMSALFFCIPSKLPRCCRKSSDGAPAEAPPALLSWDIVHRKFPWNVLLLLGGGYALAHGSEKSGLSLWLGESLIPLQSIPPYAITILMTMLVAAFTECSSNTATTTLFLPILASMATAIKIHPLYVMLPCTIATSLAFMLPVATPPNAIAFSFGNLKVIDMAKAGFILNIIGVLTINLAINTWGVAMFQLDSFPSWANVTKSP from the exons ATGGCGGGATTTCTCAAATCTCTGTGGATGTATAGGAAATACATTATAATACTCCTGACACCTCTTGTACTCCTGCCTCTGCCGCTGATCATCCCAACCCCG GAGGGAAAATGTGGTTATGTAATAATCCTCATGGCGCTGTACTGGTGCACAGAGTGTATCCCTCTATCTGTGACCGCCCTGCTGCCCGTCATTCTCTTCCCCATGATGGGCATCATGCAATCAAGCGAG GTTTGTATCCAGTACCTCAAAGACTCCAACATGCTCTTTATTGGTGGGCTGGTGGTGGCCATCGCTGTCGAGAAGTGGAACCTGCACAAGAGAATTGCCATTCTTGTTTTGCTAATTGTTGGGGTGAAGCCAGCTTT CCTGATGATGGGTTTCATGAGCACCACAGCCTTTCTGTCCATGTGGATCAGCAACTCTGCCGCCACTGCTATGATGCTGCCCATTGCTGGCgctgtgctgcagcagctgtgcgATACAGAGGCCAACGCTGAAGAGAGGGAATATGGCCTGAGTGCTGCAAAGGATGGTCAGGAAAACCAGGCGTTTGAGATGGGCGACACCAAAGAAAACCATAAGAAGGAGCTCAGACCAAAGGACAGCAGCATTAACATGG ATGCGTATAAAGATGACGACGGCAAAGACGTGAAGGAGAttaaacaaaatgttatttcaa AAGCTGACAGGAGTCCAGAGGCAGAGCAGCGCAGACTCCAGAGGGAGCAGAAGTATGCAGAGCTGAAGAAAGGCATGAGCCTAAGTGTTTGTTACTCCGCCTGCATCGGCGGGACGGCCACTCTCACTGGAACCACACCCAATGTCATCCTGAAAGGCCAGATTGATGA ACTCTTCCCAGAGAATGGCGGCATAATCAACTTTGCAAGCTGGTTTGGCTTTGCTTTCCCCAACATGCTGCTAATGCTCGCCCTGTCTTGGCTGTGGCTGCAGTTTATGTTTTTGGGCTTCAA CTTGAAAAAGTCCTTTGGATGTAGCACAAAGAGAGATGCTGACAAAGAGGCATACCAGGTCATCAAAGACGAATACAGGAAGTTGGGTAGGATGGGCTTTGCTGAGGGCTGTGTGCTGGTCATCTTCACGTTGCTGGTTATTCTGTGGTTTACCAGGGAGCCTGGGTTCATACCCGGCTGGGCCACTGTGCTCTTCAACAAAGACAAAAC GTACGTCACAGATGGCACTGTGGCCATATTCATGTCTGCACTCTTCTTCTGCATCCCGTCCAAATTACCCAGATGCTGCAGGAAGTCCAGTGATG GGGCCCCTGCTGAAGCCCCTCCAGCTCTGCTTAGCTGGGACATCGTCCATAGAAAGTTCCCTTGGAACGTCCTTTTGCTTCTAGGCGGAGGTTATGCATTGGCTCATGGAAGTGAG AAATCTGGACTTTCTCTGTGGCTGGGAGAAAGTCTCATCCCGCTGCAGAGCATCCCTCCATACGCCATCACCATCCTGATGACTATGCTGGTGGCCGCGTTCACCGAATGTTCCAGCAACACAGCCACCACCACTCTCTTTCTACCAATCCTGGCCTCCATG GCCACTGCCATCAAGATACACCCACTGTACGTGATGCTACCGTGCACCATCGCCACCTCACTGGCTTTCATGCTGCCTGTCGCCACTCCACCCAACGCCATCGCTTTTTCTTTTGGAAACCTTAAAGTCATAGACATG gCCAAAGCTGGATTTATTTTGAACATTATTGGGGTCCTAACCATCAACCTGGCCATTAACACGTGGGGAGTGGCCATGTTCCAGCTGGATTCCTTCCCCAGCTGGGCTAATGTCACCAAAAGTCCTTGA